A genomic stretch from Bradyrhizobium quebecense includes:
- the phnN gene encoding phosphonate metabolism protein/1,5-bisphosphokinase (PRPP-forming) PhnN, with product MSEIPAVAAQQHATTIGPGRLILVVGPSGAGKDTLLGLAKAACADDRGVVFPRRLITRQASASEDNEEVSAEAFQRAAAAGDYAMHWEAHGHRYALSRAIDDEIRAGRTVIANVSRTVIAVARRHYTNAVVVSVTAPPDVLAARLAMRARSSDGLLAQRLARTVDESTSTPDFTIVNSGNAEYHARQLVRIIKGERWDE from the coding sequence ATGAGCGAAATCCCTGCCGTCGCCGCGCAGCAGCACGCCACCACGATCGGTCCGGGCCGGTTGATCCTGGTGGTCGGCCCGAGCGGCGCCGGCAAGGATACGCTGCTGGGGCTGGCGAAGGCGGCCTGCGCCGACGATCGAGGCGTCGTGTTTCCCCGCCGCCTGATCACCCGCCAGGCCTCGGCCTCGGAAGACAATGAAGAGGTCAGCGCGGAGGCCTTCCAGCGCGCGGCCGCCGCCGGCGACTACGCCATGCACTGGGAAGCGCACGGCCATCGCTATGCGCTGTCGCGGGCGATCGACGATGAGATCCGCGCCGGGCGCACCGTGATCGCGAACGTCTCGCGCACGGTGATCGCGGTAGCGCGCCGCCACTACACCAATGCCGTCGTGGTGTCGGTTACGGCGCCGCCGGATGTGCTGGCGGCGCGGCTCGCGATGCGGGCACGCAGCAGCGACGGCCTTCTCGCGCAGCGGCTGGCCCGCACCGTCGACGAAAGCACGTCGACGCCTGATTTCACCATCGTCAACTCCGGCAACGCCGAATATCACGCGCGACAGCTTGTCCGCATCATCAAGGGCGAGCGCTGGGACGAATAG
- a CDS encoding pyridoxamine 5'-phosphate oxidase family protein, which produces MSVISTIEQLETIYGFPNDASTVKVADHVTPLYRVLIEKSPFVSLATSGPEGLDCSPRGDLPGFVRIHDAKTLMMPDRRGNNRCDSLRNIVRDPRVGLLFLIPGSGSTLRVNGRAYVTAEPELLASFKMEGKAPRTVIVMNVDEIYFQCARAIVRSDLWNPDKRVDPKALPTPGQILAEMSEHTVGGEKYDREWPERARQTMW; this is translated from the coding sequence ATGTCGGTGATCTCTACGATCGAGCAGCTTGAGACGATCTACGGCTTCCCGAACGACGCGTCGACCGTGAAGGTCGCCGATCACGTGACGCCGCTCTATCGTGTGCTCATCGAGAAGTCGCCATTCGTGTCGCTTGCGACCTCGGGGCCCGAGGGGCTCGATTGCTCGCCGCGCGGCGACTTGCCGGGCTTCGTGCGCATCCATGATGCCAAGACGCTGATGATGCCGGATCGCCGCGGCAACAATCGCTGCGATTCGCTGCGCAACATCGTTCGCGATCCCCGCGTCGGGCTATTGTTCCTGATCCCGGGCTCGGGCAGCACGCTGCGCGTCAACGGCCGGGCCTATGTCACGGCCGAGCCGGAGCTCCTGGCCTCCTTCAAGATGGAAGGCAAGGCGCCGCGGACGGTGATCGTGATGAATGTGGACGAGATCTACTTCCAGTGCGCCCGCGCGATCGTGCGTTCCGACCTCTGGAATCCGGACAAGCGGGTCGATCCGAAGGCCCTGCCGACGCCGGGCCAGATCCTCGCCGAGATGAGCGAGCACACGGTCGGCGGCGAGAAATACGATCGCGAATGGCCGGAGCGCGCGCGACAGACGATGTGGTGA
- a CDS encoding TetR/AcrR family transcriptional regulator, translating to MGMGRPRAFDADAALDRAMDVFWRHGYEGTTIAQLTEAMNINPPSLYAAFGSKEGLLKAALDRYSEKRDAWMEKVLGASTAREVAERFLMEHADAQTDPANPPGCLLVQGGLACGTGSENVPFELAARRTHTEDQLRERFVRAKAERDLDENADPAMLARYLSAVTSGMCVMASSGADRNALREIAAVSLKAFDEQAKA from the coding sequence ATGGGAATGGGACGCCCCCGCGCCTTCGACGCGGACGCCGCTTTGGACCGGGCCATGGATGTGTTCTGGCGCCACGGTTACGAGGGCACCACGATCGCGCAGCTCACCGAGGCGATGAATATCAATCCGCCGAGCCTCTACGCCGCCTTTGGCAGCAAGGAGGGCCTGCTGAAGGCCGCGCTCGACCGCTACTCCGAAAAGCGCGACGCCTGGATGGAAAAGGTTTTGGGCGCTTCCACCGCCCGAGAGGTCGCCGAACGATTTCTGATGGAGCACGCGGACGCCCAGACCGATCCCGCCAACCCGCCCGGCTGTCTGCTGGTCCAGGGCGGCCTTGCCTGCGGCACCGGCTCGGAAAATGTTCCATTCGAACTGGCCGCGCGCCGCACCCACACCGAAGACCAGTTGCGCGAGCGCTTTGTCCGCGCCAAGGCCGAACGCGATTTGGACGAAAACGCCGATCCGGCCATGCTTGCCCGCTATCTCTCCGCGGTCACATCGGGCATGTGCGTGATGGCCTCCTCGGGCGCCGACCGCAACGCGCTGCGCGAGATCGCGGCAGTGTCGCTGAAGGCCTTCGATGAGCAGGCGAAGGCCTGA
- a CDS encoding efflux RND transporter permease subunit: protein MNLSKFFIDRPIFAGVLSILIFLAGLISLLAMPISEYPDVVPPSVVVRATYPGANPKVIAETVATPIEEQINGVEGMLYMSSQATTDGAMTLTVTFRLGTDPDKATQLVQNRVQQAEPRLPAVVRQLGIITKKSSPDLTMVLHLLSPNNRYDMTYLRNYAVLNVKDRLARIDGVGDVQLYGAGDYSMRVWVDPQKAAEHALTASDVVRAIQAQNVEAAAGVVGSSPSVKGLDLQLSVNAEGRLSTEEQFGDIVVKTGSNGEVVRLRDVARIELGASEYGLRSLLNNKQAVAIPIFQAPGSNALEISDHVRATMAEIKKNMPEGVSYQIVYDPTQFVRSSIEAVIHTLLEAIALVVLVVILFLQTWRASIIPLIAVPVSIVGTFAVMHVFGFSINALSLFGLVLAIGIVVDDAIVVVENVERNIESGLSPRDATNQAMREVSGPIIAIALVLIAVFVPLAFISGLTGQFYKQFALTIAISTVISAINSLTLSPALSALLLKGHDEPKDWLTRGMEKSLGWFFRGFNKVFTKSSENYGRTVTKVIYGKAVVIGLYVLLIGMTGVLFKQVPSGFVPGQDKQYLVGFARLPDGATLDRTEEVIRKMSDIALTQPGVESSVAFPGLSISGFTNSSNAGIVFSTLKPFDERKDPSLSGPAIAAALNKKYAGIQDAFIAMFPPPPVNGLGTIGGFKLQIEDRAGLGYEALNDATKAFMAAMQKAPEIAGVFSSFQVNVPQLFADIDRTKALQLGVPVTEVFNTLQIYLGSYYVNDFNKFGRTYSVYVQADAPFRARADDIRQLKVRSSSGDMVPLSALLKVRQSAGPERAIRYNGFLSSDINAAAAPGFSSGQAQEAATRIAAETLPPGFAFEWTDLTYQEFIAGNSGIWVFPLAILLVFLVLAALYESLALPLSIIMIVPMGLLAAMFGVWLSKGDNNVFTQIGLIVLVGLSAKNAILIVEFARELEFAGRSPIRAAIEASRLRLRPILMTSMAFIMGVLPLVLSTGAGSEMRRAMGVAVFSGMIGVTVFGLFLTPVFYVLLRTITGMKPLTQHGEATIPGKAHAA, encoded by the coding sequence ATGAATCTCTCAAAATTCTTCATCGACCGGCCGATCTTCGCCGGCGTGCTGTCGATCCTGATCTTCCTGGCCGGCCTGATCTCGCTGCTGGCGATGCCGATCTCGGAATATCCCGACGTGGTGCCGCCGTCGGTCGTGGTGCGCGCGACCTATCCCGGCGCAAATCCGAAGGTGATCGCCGAGACGGTCGCGACGCCGATCGAGGAGCAGATCAACGGCGTCGAGGGCATGCTCTATATGTCGAGCCAGGCGACCACCGACGGCGCGATGACGCTGACGGTGACGTTCCGTCTCGGCACCGACCCCGACAAGGCGACCCAGCTGGTGCAGAACCGCGTGCAGCAGGCCGAGCCCCGCCTGCCGGCCGTGGTGCGCCAGCTCGGCATCATCACCAAGAAGAGCTCGCCCGACCTCACCATGGTCCTGCATCTGCTGTCGCCGAACAACCGCTACGACATGACGTATCTGCGCAACTACGCAGTGCTCAACGTCAAGGATCGGCTGGCGCGGATCGACGGCGTCGGCGACGTCCAGCTTTATGGCGCCGGCGACTATTCGATGCGGGTCTGGGTCGATCCGCAGAAGGCCGCCGAACATGCGCTGACCGCAAGCGACGTCGTGCGCGCGATCCAGGCGCAGAACGTCGAGGCCGCAGCCGGCGTGGTCGGCTCCTCGCCCAGCGTCAAGGGCCTCGACCTCCAGCTCTCCGTCAACGCGGAGGGACGGCTGTCGACCGAGGAACAATTCGGCGACATCGTGGTGAAGACCGGCTCGAACGGCGAGGTGGTGCGGCTGCGCGACGTCGCCCGGATCGAGCTCGGCGCCTCCGAATACGGCCTGCGCTCGCTGCTCAACAACAAGCAGGCGGTCGCGATCCCGATCTTCCAGGCGCCGGGTTCGAACGCGCTGGAGATCTCCGACCACGTCCGCGCCACCATGGCCGAGATCAAGAAGAACATGCCGGAAGGCGTGTCGTACCAGATCGTCTACGATCCGACGCAATTCGTGCGCTCCTCGATCGAGGCCGTCATCCACACGCTGCTCGAGGCGATCGCGCTCGTCGTGCTGGTCGTGATCCTGTTCCTGCAGACCTGGCGCGCCTCGATCATTCCCTTGATCGCGGTCCCGGTGTCGATCGTCGGCACCTTCGCGGTGATGCATGTGTTCGGCTTCTCGATCAACGCGCTCAGCCTGTTCGGCCTGGTGCTCGCGATCGGCATCGTGGTCGACGACGCCATCGTCGTGGTCGAGAATGTCGAGCGCAACATCGAATCCGGCCTGTCGCCGCGCGATGCCACCAACCAGGCGATGCGCGAAGTGTCCGGCCCGATCATCGCGATCGCGCTGGTCTTGATCGCGGTGTTCGTGCCGCTTGCCTTCATCTCCGGCCTCACCGGACAGTTCTACAAGCAGTTCGCGCTGACGATTGCGATCTCGACCGTGATCTCGGCGATCAATTCGCTGACGCTGTCGCCGGCGCTGTCGGCGCTGCTCTTGAAGGGGCATGACGAGCCGAAGGATTGGTTGACCCGGGGCATGGAAAAGTCGCTGGGCTGGTTCTTCCGCGGCTTCAACAAGGTCTTCACGAAGTCGTCGGAGAACTACGGCCGCACCGTCACCAAGGTGATCTATGGCAAGGCCGTGGTGATCGGCCTCTATGTGCTGCTGATCGGCATGACCGGCGTGCTGTTCAAGCAGGTGCCGAGCGGCTTCGTGCCGGGCCAGGACAAGCAGTATCTGGTCGGCTTTGCCCGGCTGCCTGACGGTGCGACGCTCGACCGGACCGAGGAAGTGATCCGCAAGATGAGCGACATCGCGCTGACCCAGCCGGGTGTCGAAAGCTCGGTGGCGTTTCCCGGCCTGTCGATCTCCGGCTTCACCAACTCGTCCAACGCCGGCATCGTGTTCTCGACCCTGAAGCCGTTTGACGAGCGCAAGGATCCGTCGCTCAGCGGTCCGGCGATCGCGGCCGCGCTTAACAAGAAATATGCCGGCATCCAGGATGCCTTCATCGCGATGTTCCCGCCGCCGCCGGTCAACGGCCTCGGCACCATCGGCGGCTTCAAGCTGCAGATCGAGGATCGCGCCGGCCTCGGCTACGAGGCGCTGAACGACGCGACCAAGGCGTTCATGGCGGCGATGCAGAAGGCGCCGGAGATCGCCGGCGTGTTCTCGAGCTTCCAGGTCAACGTGCCGCAGCTGTTCGCCGACATCGACCGCACCAAGGCGTTGCAGCTCGGCGTGCCGGTCACGGAAGTCTTCAACACGCTGCAGATCTATCTCGGCTCCTACTATGTCAACGACTTCAACAAATTCGGCCGCACCTATTCGGTCTATGTGCAGGCGGACGCGCCGTTCCGTGCGCGTGCTGACGACATCAGGCAGTTGAAGGTGCGCTCGTCCTCGGGCGACATGGTGCCGCTGTCGGCCTTGCTGAAGGTCCGGCAGAGTGCGGGTCCGGAACGCGCAATCCGCTACAACGGCTTCCTGTCGTCGGACATCAACGCCGCTGCGGCGCCGGGCTTTTCGTCCGGCCAGGCGCAGGAGGCGGCGACACGGATCGCGGCCGAAACGCTGCCGCCGGGCTTTGCCTTCGAATGGACCGACCTGACCTATCAGGAGTTCATCGCCGGCAATTCCGGAATCTGGGTGTTTCCGCTCGCGATCCTCCTGGTGTTCCTGGTGCTCGCCGCGCTCTATGAGAGCTTGGCGCTGCCGCTCTCGATCATCATGATCGTGCCGATGGGCCTGTTGGCCGCGATGTTCGGCGTCTGGCTGTCGAAGGGCGACAACAACGTCTTCACCCAGATCGGCCTGATCGTGCTGGTCGGATTGTCGGCCAAGAACGCCATCCTGATCGTCGAATTCGCGCGCGAGCTCGAATTCGCCGGGCGCTCCCCGATCCGCGCCGCGATCGAGGCCAGCCGGTTGCGGCTGCGGCCGATCCTGATGACGTCGATGGCGTTCATCATGGGCGTGCTGCCGCTGGTGCTGTCGACCGGTGCGGGCTCGGAGATGCGGCGCGCGATGGGCGTCGCGGTGTTCTCCGGCATGATCGGCGTCACCGTGTTCGGCCTGTTCCTGACGCCGGTATTCTATGTGCTGCTGCGCACCATCACCGGCATGAAGCCGCTGACGCAGCACGGCGAGGCGACCATCCCCGGGAAGGCACACGCGGCATGA
- a CDS encoding SDR family NAD(P)-dependent oxidoreductase, whose amino-acid sequence MRLQDRVAIVVGAGQSPGEGIGNGRATALTFAREGAKVLCVDHNLASAQETVDLIAAKGGTAVAFKADVTKNADIKAMVADAHGRWGSVDILHNNVGVSLSGGDAELLDITEEAFDRCVAINLKSCILAAKHVIPIMRKQQRGSIINISSMAAITTYPYVAYKATKSAMIAFTEQLAYQNAQYGIRANVILPGLMNTPMAVDTRAREFKKSRAEVEAERDSKVPLRHKMGTGWDVANAALFLASDEANFVTGVTLPVDGGASVRRG is encoded by the coding sequence ATGCGCCTGCAAGATCGCGTCGCCATCGTCGTCGGCGCCGGCCAGAGCCCCGGCGAGGGCATCGGCAACGGCCGCGCCACCGCGCTGACCTTCGCGCGCGAAGGCGCCAAGGTACTGTGCGTCGATCACAATCTGGCGTCGGCGCAGGAAACCGTCGACCTGATCGCGGCCAAGGGCGGCACCGCTGTCGCCTTCAAGGCCGACGTCACCAAGAATGCCGACATCAAGGCGATGGTGGCGGATGCGCATGGCCGCTGGGGCAGCGTCGACATCCTGCACAACAATGTCGGCGTCAGCCTCTCCGGCGGCGATGCCGAGCTGCTCGACATTACCGAGGAGGCGTTCGACCGTTGCGTGGCGATCAATCTGAAGAGCTGCATCCTCGCCGCCAAGCATGTGATCCCGATCATGCGCAAGCAGCAGCGCGGCTCGATCATCAACATCTCGTCGATGGCCGCGATCACGACCTATCCTTATGTCGCCTACAAGGCGACCAAGTCGGCGATGATCGCTTTCACCGAACAGCTCGCCTACCAGAATGCGCAATATGGCATTCGCGCCAACGTGATCCTGCCCGGATTGATGAACACGCCGATGGCGGTGGACACGCGCGCCCGCGAATTCAAGAAGAGCCGCGCGGAAGTCGAGGCCGAGCGAGATAGCAAGGTACCGCTGCGTCACAAGATGGGCACCGGCTGGGACGTCGCCAATGCCGCGCTGTTCCTCGCCTCGGATGAGGCCAATTTCGTCACCGGTGTGACGTTGCCGGTCGATGGCGGCGCCAGCGTGCGGCGCGGTTAA
- a CDS encoding carboxymuconolactone decarboxylase family protein, translating into MARLPYLEADQVAPEYRDMLKRNTNLHKLLVNSPDMARAFNGIGGYIRFKSKLDPRLRELAILQVGWLEKSEYEFTHHVKIGKEFGVTDEDIQGLIAETCGKPSKLEPLAKAILKGAREMVRELAMSEVTFAEIKQHLSDEHMTDLVLTIAFYCAVVRVLATMQIDNEPSYKEVLQQYPIPGVK; encoded by the coding sequence ATGGCACGCCTGCCCTATCTCGAAGCTGACCAGGTCGCTCCCGAATATCGCGACATGCTCAAGCGCAACACCAATCTGCACAAGCTCTTGGTGAACTCGCCGGACATGGCGCGCGCCTTCAACGGCATCGGCGGCTACATCCGCTTCAAGAGCAAGCTCGACCCGCGGCTGCGCGAGCTCGCGATCCTGCAGGTCGGCTGGCTCGAGAAGTCGGAATACGAGTTCACCCACCATGTGAAGATCGGCAAGGAGTTCGGCGTCACCGACGAGGATATCCAGGGCCTGATCGCCGAGACCTGTGGCAAGCCGTCAAAGCTCGAGCCGCTGGCGAAGGCGATCCTCAAGGGCGCCCGCGAGATGGTGCGCGAGCTCGCGATGTCGGAGGTGACCTTCGCCGAGATCAAGCAGCATCTCTCCGACGAGCACATGACCGATCTGGTGCTGACGATCGCGTTCTACTGCGCCGTGGTGCGCGTGCTCGCCACCATGCAGATCGACAACGAGCCAAGCTACAAAGAGGTACTGCAGCAGTACCCGATCCCGGGAGTGAAGTGA
- a CDS encoding indolepyruvate ferredoxin oxidoreductase family protein: MALMEVGLDDKYRLDTKRIFLSGTQALVRLPMLQRERDRAHGLNTAGFISGYRGSPLGMYDHALWRAKSFLREHDIAFVPGLNEDLAATAVWGSQQVGMFPGAKVDGVFGIWYGKGPGVDRSLDALKHANSAGTSPNGGVIALAGDDHGCQSSTLAHQSEQVFASALMPVVNPATLQDYLDLGILGFALSRYSGCWVGFKAISETVESSASIVSDPDRIKIIMPDDFEMPPGGLSIRWPDPPLEAERRLHGPKMEAVAAFARANRFDRIVLDSKPARLGIMATGKAYLDLRQALADLGITDAEAQALGLRIYKVALTWPLEARGARDFAEGLQDVLVVEEKRGFIEDQLVRILYNMDASKRPSVVGKRDESGAPLLPSEGELTPTMVAAAVVARLRKLGHRSPLLEQRLAKLEAFDRPVEGTGTAKLQRTPYFCSGCPHNSSTKIPEGSRAMAGIGCHGMALSVPNRNTQTISHMGAEGVSWIGQAPFTSEQHVFQNLGDGTYTHSGLLALRAAAAAGVNITYKILYNDAVAMTGGQPAEGGFTVAQIAHQVAAEGTKRLAIVSDDPDKYPANYFPSGATIHHRRELDAVQRTLREIEGLTVLIYDQTCAAEKRRRRKRGLFPDPAKRVFINERVCEGCGDCSVASNCVSVQPLETELGRKRRIDQSNCNKDFSCIEGFCPSFVMVQDPKLRKADRTAADPKALFADLPTPSAAALTGPYNILITGIGGTGVITIGALLGMAAHVEGLACSTLDFTGLSQKNGAVMSHVRLAPASDMLTTVRIAPGNANLILGCDLVVATSVPALSRAERGVTRAVVNADLLPTASFVIDPDIDFEASSMRDALNGAVRPDDLDILDATGLATALMGDSIATNAFMLGFAFQRGAIPLSLEAILKAIELNGAAIEMNKTAFSWGRLAAHDLQRVVSAARFKNAGAAPAKKTLDEAIAFRAKFLTDYQDAAYAKRYLDDVARVRSAEAAAAPGSQDLTEAFAKGLFKLMAYKDEYEVARLYSDGEFSKALREQFEGNSGLKVLLAPPLLAQRDPVTGRLQKREFGPWIFKAFGLLAGLKGLRGTAFDIFGYTAERKMERALPVDYSAMILRHLDGNTPLDLPRLVALAKTADLVRGYGHIKEGNVARYRTECARLERAIGQPLAQAAE; the protein is encoded by the coding sequence ATGGCGTTGATGGAAGTTGGACTGGACGACAAGTACCGGTTGGATACGAAACGAATCTTCCTCTCCGGTACCCAGGCTCTGGTCCGATTGCCGATGTTGCAGCGCGAACGCGACCGCGCGCATGGGCTGAACACTGCGGGTTTCATCTCCGGTTACCGCGGGTCGCCGCTCGGCATGTACGACCACGCGTTGTGGCGGGCAAAATCGTTCCTTAGAGAGCATGACATCGCCTTCGTTCCCGGCCTCAACGAGGATCTGGCTGCGACCGCGGTGTGGGGCAGCCAGCAGGTCGGCATGTTCCCCGGCGCCAAGGTCGATGGCGTGTTCGGTATCTGGTACGGCAAGGGCCCCGGCGTCGACCGCTCGCTCGACGCGCTCAAGCACGCCAATTCGGCCGGCACCTCGCCGAATGGCGGCGTGATCGCGCTGGCCGGCGACGACCATGGCTGCCAGTCCTCCACGCTCGCACATCAGAGCGAGCAGGTGTTCGCCTCGGCGCTGATGCCGGTGGTCAATCCGGCGACGTTGCAGGACTATCTCGACCTCGGCATCCTCGGCTTCGCGCTGTCGCGCTATTCCGGCTGCTGGGTCGGCTTCAAGGCGATCTCGGAGACGGTCGAAAGCTCGGCCTCGATCGTCAGCGATCCCGATCGCATCAAGATCATCATGCCCGACGATTTCGAGATGCCGCCGGGCGGGCTGTCGATCCGCTGGCCCGATCCGCCGCTGGAGGCCGAGCGCAGGCTGCACGGACCCAAGATGGAGGCGGTCGCGGCCTTCGCCCGCGCCAACCGGTTCGACCGCATCGTGCTGGATTCCAAGCCGGCGCGGCTCGGCATCATGGCGACCGGCAAGGCCTATCTCGATCTGCGGCAGGCGCTCGCCGATCTCGGCATCACCGATGCCGAGGCCCAGGCGCTGGGCCTGCGCATCTACAAGGTGGCCCTGACCTGGCCGCTCGAAGCGCGCGGCGCGCGCGACTTCGCCGAAGGCCTGCAGGACGTGCTTGTGGTCGAGGAGAAGCGCGGCTTCATCGAGGACCAGCTGGTCCGCATCCTCTACAACATGGACGCCTCGAAGCGTCCGTCGGTGGTAGGCAAGCGCGACGAGAGCGGCGCGCCGCTGCTGCCGAGCGAAGGCGAGCTGACGCCGACCATGGTTGCAGCCGCCGTCGTGGCGCGGCTGCGCAAGCTCGGCCATCGCAGCCCGCTGCTGGAGCAGCGCCTGGCAAAACTCGAGGCGTTCGATCGCCCGGTCGAGGGCACGGGCACCGCGAAGCTGCAACGCACGCCGTATTTCTGCTCGGGCTGCCCGCACAACTCGTCGACCAAGATTCCCGAGGGCAGCCGCGCCATGGCCGGCATCGGCTGCCACGGCATGGCGCTGTCGGTGCCGAACCGCAACACCCAGACCATCTCGCACATGGGCGCGGAGGGCGTGAGCTGGATCGGGCAGGCGCCGTTCACCAGCGAACAGCACGTGTTCCAGAATCTCGGCGACGGTACCTATACGCATTCCGGGTTGCTGGCGCTGCGCGCGGCGGCTGCGGCCGGCGTCAACATCACCTACAAGATCCTCTACAACGATGCGGTGGCGATGACCGGCGGCCAGCCGGCCGAAGGCGGCTTCACGGTGGCGCAGATCGCGCACCAGGTTGCGGCCGAGGGCACCAAGCGGCTCGCGATCGTCTCCGACGATCCGGACAAATATCCCGCCAATTACTTCCCGTCCGGCGCCACCATCCATCATCGCCGCGAGCTCGATGCTGTGCAGCGTACCTTGCGCGAGATCGAGGGCCTCACCGTCCTGATCTACGACCAGACCTGCGCCGCCGAGAAGCGCCGCCGCCGCAAGCGCGGGCTGTTTCCCGATCCGGCCAAGCGCGTCTTCATCAATGAGCGCGTCTGCGAAGGCTGCGGCGACTGTTCGGTCGCATCGAACTGCGTCTCGGTGCAGCCGCTGGAGACCGAGCTCGGCCGCAAGCGCCGCATCGACCAGTCGAACTGCAACAAGGATTTTTCCTGCATCGAGGGCTTCTGCCCGAGCTTCGTGATGGTGCAGGATCCCAAGCTGCGCAAGGCCGACCGCACCGCCGCCGATCCCAAGGCGCTGTTCGCGGACCTGCCGACGCCGTCAGCGGCCGCGCTGACTGGCCCCTACAACATCCTGATCACCGGCATCGGCGGCACCGGCGTCATCACCATCGGCGCGCTGCTCGGCATGGCCGCCCATGTCGAGGGCCTCGCCTGCTCGACGCTCGACTTCACCGGCCTGTCGCAGAAGAACGGCGCGGTCATGAGCCATGTCCGGCTGGCGCCGGCGTCCGACATGCTGACCACGGTCCGCATCGCGCCCGGCAATGCCAATCTGATCCTCGGCTGCGACCTCGTCGTCGCCACCAGCGTGCCGGCGCTGAGCCGCGCCGAGCGCGGCGTCACCCGCGCCGTCGTCAACGCCGACCTGCTGCCGACCGCGAGCTTCGTGATCGATCCCGATATCGATTTCGAGGCCAGCTCGATGCGCGATGCGCTGAACGGCGCGGTGAGACCGGATGATCTCGACATCCTGGATGCCACGGGCCTAGCCACCGCGCTGATGGGCGACAGCATCGCCACCAACGCCTTCATGCTCGGCTTTGCGTTCCAGCGTGGTGCGATCCCGCTGTCGCTCGAGGCCATTCTGAAGGCGATCGAGCTCAACGGCGCCGCGATCGAGATGAACAAGACCGCGTTCTCGTGGGGCCGGCTCGCCGCGCACGATCTGCAGCGCGTGGTCAGCGCCGCCCGCTTCAAGAACGCAGGCGCCGCACCAGCGAAGAAGACGCTCGACGAGGCGATCGCGTTCCGCGCCAAATTCCTCACCGACTATCAGGACGCGGCCTACGCGAAGCGCTATCTCGACGACGTCGCGCGCGTCCGCTCCGCCGAAGCTGCGGCAGCGCCGGGCTCGCAGGACCTGACCGAGGCCTTTGCAAAGGGCCTGTTCAAATTGATGGCCTACAAGGACGAATACGAAGTCGCGCGGCTCTATTCCGACGGCGAGTTCAGCAAGGCCTTGAGGGAGCAGTTCGAGGGCAATTCCGGCTTGAAGGTCTTGCTGGCGCCGCCGCTGCTGGCGCAGCGCGATCCCGTCACCGGGCGATTGCAGAAGCGCGAATTCGGCCCGTGGATCTTCAAGGCGTTCGGCCTGCTGGCGGGGCTGAAGGGCCTGCGCGGCACCGCATTCGACATCTTCGGCTACACCGCCGAGCGCAAGATGGAGCGCGCGCTGCCGGTCGATTATTCGGCGATGATCCTGCGTCATCTCGACGGCAACACGCCGCTCGACCTGCCGCGCCTGGTGGCGCTGGCGAAGACCGCGGACCTCGTGCGCGGCTACGGCCACATCAAGGAAGGCAACGTCGCCCGCTACCGCACCGAATGCGCGCGGCTGGAGCGTGCGATCGGCCAGCCGCTGGCGCAGGCGGCCGAATAG